The Yersinia intermedia genome window below encodes:
- the fliL gene encoding flagellar basal body-associated protein FliL, with product MSDNNFPAKRKSSIWVILLVLIAVAASAGGGYSWWVLHKSKPTTAKAVPVIPVFMPLETFTVNLITPDNNLDRVLYIGLTLRLPDDATRAKLNDYLPEVRSRLLLLLSRQSADSLSNEEGKQRLVGEIKNVLSPPMVKGQPNQVVSDVLFTAFILR from the coding sequence ATGTCTGATAATAACTTCCCGGCCAAGCGTAAGAGTTCGATCTGGGTGATCCTGCTAGTGCTGATTGCTGTGGCAGCATCTGCAGGTGGCGGTTATAGCTGGTGGGTACTCCATAAGAGTAAACCTACCACTGCGAAAGCCGTTCCGGTTATTCCGGTGTTTATGCCGCTTGAGACCTTTACGGTCAATCTGATCACGCCAGATAACAATCTGGACCGTGTGCTTTATATCGGATTAACGTTAAGACTGCCTGACGATGCCACCCGTGCAAAACTCAACGACTATCTGCCGGAAGTTCGTAGCCGCTTGCTGTTGCTGCTGTCTCGTCAGTCCGCCGATAGCTTGTCGAATGAAGAAGGCAAACAACGTTTAGTGGGTGAAATTAAAAACGTACTTAGCCCGCCAATGGTTAAAGGCCAACCTAATCAGGTAGTCAGCGATGTGCTGTTTACCGCATTTATATTGCGATAA
- the fliM gene encoding flagellar motor switch protein FliM, with protein sequence MGDSILSQAEIDALLNGDSGGDEPVAVTGNETDVKPYDPTTQRRVVRERLQALEIINERFARQFRMGLFNLLRRSPDITVGPIKIQPYHDFARNLPVPTNLNLIHLKPLRGTALFVFAPSLVFIAVDNLFGGDGRFPTKVEGREFTHTEQRVINRMLRLALDAYRDAWAPIYKIDVEYVRSEIQVKFTNITTSPNDIVVTTPFHVEIGALSGEFNICIPFAMIEPLRELLTNPPLENSRQEDSHWRETLVKQVQHSELELVANFVDIPLRLSQILKLQPGDVLPIDKPDRLIAHVDGVPVLTSQYGTLNGQYALRVEHLINPILNALNEEQPNE encoded by the coding sequence ATGGGCGATAGCATTCTTTCACAAGCAGAGATTGACGCACTGTTAAACGGTGACAGCGGTGGCGATGAGCCAGTTGCGGTTACCGGTAATGAAACAGACGTTAAACCTTACGATCCGACGACCCAGCGACGTGTGGTGCGTGAACGCCTGCAAGCGCTGGAGATCATCAATGAACGTTTTGCCCGTCAGTTCCGCATGGGGCTGTTTAACCTATTACGCCGCAGCCCTGATATCACTGTCGGCCCGATCAAAATTCAGCCATATCACGATTTTGCCCGTAATCTGCCAGTACCAACCAATCTCAACCTGATTCATCTCAAACCGCTACGTGGTACCGCGCTATTCGTTTTTGCCCCGAGTCTGGTTTTTATTGCGGTTGATAACTTATTTGGTGGTGATGGTCGTTTCCCAACCAAAGTAGAAGGTCGCGAGTTTACCCACACCGAACAACGTGTGATTAACCGCATGTTACGGCTGGCGCTGGATGCCTATCGTGATGCCTGGGCGCCTATCTATAAAATTGATGTGGAATATGTCCGTTCTGAAATACAGGTGAAATTCACCAATATCACCACCTCCCCCAACGATATCGTGGTCACCACCCCTTTCCATGTGGAGATCGGGGCGCTGAGTGGTGAGTTTAATATCTGTATTCCCTTCGCCATGATTGAGCCGTTGCGTGAGCTGCTAACCAATCCACCGTTGGAAAATTCCCGTCAGGAAGATAGCCATTGGCGTGAGACGCTGGTGAAGCAAGTGCAACACTCCGAGCTGGAGCTGGTGGCTAATTTTGTCGATATCCCGCTGAGACTGTCGCAGATACTCAAGCTGCAACCGGGGGATGTATTACCCATAGATAAACCGGATCGACTGATTGCGCATGTCGACGGCGTACCGGTACTGACCAGTCAGTACGGGACATTAAACGGGCAATATGCCCTACGTGTTGAACATTTGATTAACCCTATTTTGAATGCTCTGAATGAGGAACAGCCCAATGAGTGA
- the fliN gene encoding flagellar motor switch protein FliN, which translates to MSDPKLPSDDGKESVDDLWADAFNEQQAADKPTATTEGVFKSLEAPDAMGNLQDIDLILDIPVKLTVELGRTKMTIKELLRLSQGSVVSLDGLAGEPLDILINGYLIAQGEVVVVADKYGVRITDIITPSERMRRLSR; encoded by the coding sequence ATGAGTGACCCTAAGCTTCCGTCTGACGATGGAAAGGAATCCGTGGACGATCTGTGGGCTGATGCGTTTAATGAGCAGCAGGCAGCGGATAAACCAACGGCCACCACCGAGGGCGTATTTAAATCACTGGAAGCACCGGATGCGATGGGTAACCTACAGGATATCGATTTAATTCTGGATATCCCGGTAAAGCTGACCGTTGAGTTAGGCCGCACCAAAATGACTATCAAAGAGTTACTGCGCTTGTCTCAAGGCTCGGTGGTCTCCCTTGATGGCCTGGCCGGTGAACCATTGGATATTTTGATTAACGGCTATCTAATTGCGCAGGGTGAAGTCGTGGTGGTCGCTGATAAATACGGCGTACGTATCACTGACATCATTACCCCGTCAGAACGTATGCGCCGTCTGAGCCGCTAA
- the fliO gene encoding flagellar biosynthetic protein FliO yields the protein MTVAQVDTATSTVTAPVVTTQVTAPADAAIAVVTHAPTADVAVPTPQTPVTGFAASHPGTTAQQAAPAMPAGSVLTQVGSVLGGILLLILCGAWLVRRLGFAPQARNNKLLNVKASCQVGQRERVVIVEVDNTWLVLGVTAQQVTQLHTLTRPVVDEATAASSSDNVKPADFRQLLNNHLFNKKLKHPGKSA from the coding sequence ATGACCGTAGCGCAAGTTGATACTGCCACGTCCACGGTTACAGCACCCGTTGTTACGACACAGGTGACTGCGCCAGCGGATGCTGCCATTGCGGTGGTGACACACGCCCCTACAGCCGATGTCGCAGTGCCCACCCCGCAAACCCCCGTTACTGGCTTTGCGGCCAGCCACCCCGGCACTACGGCGCAGCAGGCAGCACCCGCCATGCCCGCAGGATCGGTGTTAACTCAGGTTGGCAGCGTGCTAGGGGGTATTTTACTGCTGATTTTATGTGGTGCCTGGCTGGTGCGGCGTTTAGGTTTTGCCCCACAGGCCCGTAACAACAAATTATTGAATGTGAAGGCCAGTTGTCAGGTAGGTCAGCGCGAACGGGTGGTCATTGTTGAAGTCGACAATACCTGGTTAGTGTTAGGCGTAACCGCACAACAGGTAACACAACTCCACACTCTGACACGCCCTGTGGTTGATGAAGCCACCGCGGCTTCGTCGTCCGACAATGTGAAACCGGCCGATTTTCGCCAGCTACTGAACAACCATTTGTTTAACAAAAAATTGAAACATCCGGGAAAATCGGCATGA
- the fliP gene encoding flagellar type III secretion system pore protein FliP (The bacterial flagellar biogenesis protein FliP forms a type III secretion system (T3SS)-type pore required for flagellar assembly.) has product MMSLRPVAASANIVAIATHNTDFNYQLLLRRFLKVLTNKTTLLLLSLLCSPAVFAQLPGIISQPLANGGQSWSLPVQTLVFITTLSFLPAALLMMTSFTRIIIVLGLLRNALGTPSAPPNQVMLGLALFLTFFIMSPVFDKVYQDAYLPFSQDKISMEVAIDKGAQPLREFMLRQTRESDLALYARLANLPPLEGPEVVPMRILLPAYVTSELKTAFQIGFTVFIPFLIIDLVVASVLMALGMMMVPPASISLPFKLMLFVLVDGWQLLLGSLAQSFYS; this is encoded by the coding sequence ATGATGTCTCTTCGCCCCGTGGCTGCCTCAGCAAATATCGTAGCAATCGCTACGCACAACACTGATTTTAATTATCAGTTGCTGCTTCGTCGTTTTCTGAAGGTACTCACCAATAAAACCACCCTGCTGCTATTGAGCTTACTCTGCTCTCCGGCGGTATTTGCTCAACTGCCGGGCATCATCAGCCAACCCTTGGCTAATGGTGGACAGAGTTGGTCTTTACCGGTGCAAACACTGGTTTTTATCACCACGCTGAGTTTCTTGCCCGCCGCCTTACTGATGATGACCAGTTTTACCCGTATCATTATTGTACTCGGGTTGCTGCGCAACGCATTGGGCACCCCCTCGGCACCACCCAATCAGGTGATGTTGGGCCTGGCGCTGTTTCTGACTTTCTTTATTATGTCGCCGGTATTTGACAAGGTGTATCAGGATGCTTATCTGCCTTTCAGTCAGGACAAGATAAGCATGGAAGTGGCAATAGATAAAGGCGCGCAACCCTTGCGTGAATTTATGTTGCGCCAAACCCGCGAATCGGATCTTGCCCTGTACGCACGGTTGGCAAATCTGCCACCATTGGAAGGCCCGGAAGTGGTCCCGATGCGGATACTGCTACCCGCTTATGTCACCAGTGAGCTAAAAACGGCCTTTCAAATCGGTTTTACCGTATTTATTCCGTTCCTGATTATCGATCTGGTGGTAGCCAGCGTACTGATGGCCCTGGGGATGATGATGGTCCCCCCCGCCAGTATCTCACTGCCCTTCAAACTGATGCTATTTGTCTTGGTTGATGGTTGGCAGCTACTACTGGGTTCCCTGGCACAGAGTTTTTATAGCTAA
- the fliQ gene encoding flagellar biosynthesis protein FliQ, with protein sequence MTPESVMALGVEAMKIALALAAPLLLAALISGLIVSLLQAATQINEMTLSFIPKILAVFTTMVIAGPWMLNLILDYMRNLFTSLPTLIG encoded by the coding sequence ATGACCCCTGAATCGGTAATGGCCCTCGGCGTTGAGGCAATGAAAATTGCGCTTGCACTGGCCGCCCCCTTGCTATTAGCCGCCCTGATAAGCGGCCTGATTGTTAGTCTGTTGCAGGCAGCAACGCAGATTAACGAAATGACATTGTCATTCATTCCAAAAATACTGGCGGTGTTCACCACTATGGTGATTGCAGGCCCATGGATGCTAAATCTGATACTGGATTATATGCGTAATTTATTCACCAGCCTGCCCACGTTGATTGGCTAA
- the fliR gene encoding flagellar biosynthetic protein FliR, with the protein MLSLDTTQLSVWVSQYFWPLIRVLALITTAPVLSEKQINRKVKVGLALLITFLIAPSLPPVNIPLVSTGAVWVAAQQVLIGVAIGLTMQFAFAAIRLAGEVIGLQMGLSFATFFDPSGGPNMPVLARLLNLLALLLFLTFDGHLWLISLLADSFHTLPIQFEPLNGNGFLALTQAGSLIFMNGLMLALPLITLLLTLNMALGMLNRMTPQLSVFVIGFPLTLTVGIISIGLIMPLLPPFAEHLFGEVFDRLAGVLSGMAS; encoded by the coding sequence GTGCTTTCCCTCGATACCACTCAACTTAGCGTCTGGGTCAGCCAGTACTTCTGGCCGCTAATTCGTGTGCTGGCGCTAATCACCACCGCGCCAGTGTTAAGCGAAAAGCAGATCAACCGTAAAGTCAAAGTTGGTTTAGCGTTATTAATTACCTTTCTGATTGCCCCTTCGCTGCCCCCGGTCAACATTCCTTTAGTCTCAACCGGTGCTGTCTGGGTCGCCGCCCAGCAGGTGTTAATTGGCGTCGCTATTGGCTTGACCATGCAGTTTGCTTTTGCCGCTATCCGGCTGGCTGGTGAAGTAATTGGTTTACAGATGGGGCTATCGTTCGCCACCTTCTTTGACCCGTCAGGTGGGCCGAACATGCCAGTTTTAGCCCGGTTACTTAACTTGCTCGCCCTGCTGTTATTCCTCACTTTTGATGGCCATTTATGGCTAATCTCATTGTTGGCCGACAGTTTTCATACCTTACCCATTCAGTTCGAACCGCTCAATGGTAATGGTTTTCTGGCCTTGACTCAGGCTGGCTCATTAATCTTTATGAATGGGTTGATGCTGGCATTACCGCTGATCACGCTGTTGTTAACCCTGAATATGGCGTTAGGTATGCTTAACCGCATGACCCCACAGCTTTCGGTGTTCGTTATCGGTTTTCCACTGACCTTGACCGTCGGGATCATCTCAATCGGACTGATAATGCCATTGCTGCCCCCCTTTGCAGAGCACCTGTTCGGTGAGGTATTTGACCGGTTAGCAGGCGTATTGAGCGGAATGGCGAGCTAA
- the flgL gene encoding flagellar hook-associated protein FlgL: protein MRLSTSMLYQQNMQGVTNAQSLWMQSGQQLSSGKRVVNPSDDPMAASQAVMVSQAQSENSQYTLARSFARQSSSLETTVLAQATSTIQSIQTLVISAKSDILSDDDRASYATQLQGLKDQLVNQANTTDGNGRYIFAGFKSDKPPFAVSATGDVTYQGGNVAIEQKVDANRSITVGHTGSSVFMALTSNAKPEPDDAGGKPVASESNIFNTIDTVLKSLKVPLQGATDAVKDQATADMDKGIRGLSNSLNNVLSVQAEIGTQLQELDNLDSLGSDRSLINKQRLSDLQDVDWTAAISSYVMQQAALQASYTTFTDMQGLSLFQLNK from the coding sequence ATGCGCTTAAGTACCAGCATGCTGTATCAGCAAAATATGCAGGGCGTGACTAACGCCCAGTCACTGTGGATGCAGTCGGGCCAACAACTCTCTTCCGGCAAGCGAGTCGTTAACCCCTCCGATGACCCGATGGCAGCATCTCAAGCGGTGATGGTGTCACAAGCTCAATCGGAAAATAGCCAATATACCTTGGCACGTAGTTTTGCTCGCCAGAGTTCATCGCTGGAAACCACGGTTCTGGCGCAGGCTACCAGCACTATTCAGTCAATTCAGACATTAGTGATCAGTGCCAAAAGCGACATATTGAGTGACGATGACCGTGCCTCTTATGCGACTCAGTTACAGGGTTTGAAAGACCAACTGGTCAACCAGGCCAACACCACTGATGGCAACGGCCGTTACATCTTTGCTGGCTTTAAAAGTGACAAACCGCCGTTTGCGGTCAGTGCGACCGGTGATGTGACTTATCAGGGGGGCAATGTTGCCATTGAACAGAAAGTCGATGCTAACCGCTCGATTACTGTTGGGCACACCGGCTCCAGTGTCTTTATGGCATTGACCAGTAATGCGAAACCCGAACCTGATGATGCCGGTGGTAAGCCGGTTGCGTCAGAAAGCAATATTTTCAATACCATCGATACCGTACTCAAGTCGCTGAAAGTCCCGTTACAAGGGGCGACTGATGCGGTTAAAGATCAAGCCACTGCCGATATGGATAAAGGTATCCGTGGGCTGTCCAACTCATTGAATAATGTGTTGTCGGTTCAAGCCGAAATCGGTACCCAACTGCAAGAGCTAGACAACCTGGACAGTTTGGGCAGTGATCGTAGTTTGATTAATAAACAGCGTTTGAGTGATTTGCAGGATGTGGATTGGACTGCTGCTATCTCTTCCTATGTGATGCAACAGGCAGCACTACAGGCCTCTTATACCACATTTACCGATATGCAGGGTTTGTCCCTGTTCCAGCTGAATAAGTAA
- the flgK gene encoding flagellar hook-associated protein FlgK: protein MSNSLMNTAMSGLSAAQYALSTVSNNITNFQVAGYNRQNTIFAQNGGTLSPAGFIGNGVAVTGVNREYNSFITNQLRSSQTQSSGLTTYYQQISQIDNLLSNSSNNLSSTMQDFFSNLQNLVSNSGDDAARKTVLGKAEGLVNQFQNADKYLRDMDTGVNQKITESVTQINNYADQIAKLNDQITRLRGSSGSEPNALLDQRDQLVTELNQIVGVTVTQQDGDAYNVSFANGLPLVQGPDSYKVQAIPSSSDATRLTIGYKYGSGDVLEVDESRLTTGTLGGTLKFRSEALDSARNQLGQLALVMADSFNTQHKAGFDTSGEPGTDFFSFAQPNVLKNARNQGDASLTVSYTDTSKVKASDYSVEFDGTDWQVTRLSDNTKVPANPVKDGSGNTTGLSFDGVAVSVDNGTTGAQARDKFIVKTVSSVAANLQVEITDSSKIAAAGTADGGASDNVNAQALLSLQTKKLVDGKATLSGAYAGLVSNVGNQTSTAKTNSTAQANIVKQLTAEQQSISGVNLDEEYGDLQRFQQYYLANAQVIQTASTLFNALLSLRG from the coding sequence ATGTCCAACAGTTTAATGAATACTGCGATGAGTGGTCTGAGCGCAGCGCAATATGCCCTGAGCACCGTCAGTAATAACATCACCAATTTCCAAGTGGCTGGTTATAATCGCCAGAATACTATTTTTGCACAAAACGGTGGAACCCTAAGTCCCGCCGGTTTTATTGGTAATGGCGTTGCGGTAACCGGTGTTAACCGTGAATATAACTCCTTTATTACCAACCAATTACGGTCTTCACAAACCCAGAGCAGCGGGTTAACCACCTATTATCAGCAAATTTCGCAAATCGATAATTTGCTCTCTAATTCGTCCAATAACCTCTCCAGCACCATGCAGGATTTTTTCAGTAACTTACAAAATTTGGTGAGTAACTCCGGTGATGATGCGGCACGTAAAACGGTATTGGGCAAGGCTGAAGGGTTGGTTAATCAGTTCCAGAACGCGGATAAATATCTGCGTGATATGGATACCGGCGTAAACCAGAAGATCACCGAAAGCGTTACGCAAATAAATAACTATGCTGACCAAATTGCCAAGTTAAACGATCAAATTACCCGTTTGCGCGGCAGCAGTGGCAGTGAGCCAAATGCGTTACTCGATCAGCGTGACCAACTGGTCACCGAATTGAACCAGATTGTTGGCGTAACAGTGACCCAGCAAGATGGCGATGCTTACAACGTTTCTTTTGCCAATGGTTTGCCATTGGTGCAAGGGCCGGACTCTTATAAAGTTCAAGCAATACCTTCCAGTAGTGATGCCACTCGATTAACCATTGGCTATAAATATGGCAGTGGTGATGTGCTTGAAGTGGACGAAAGCCGCCTGACGACGGGCACCTTGGGCGGGACGCTGAAATTCCGCAGTGAAGCACTCGACAGTGCTCGTAACCAACTGGGCCAATTGGCATTGGTCATGGCGGATAGCTTCAATACTCAGCATAAAGCCGGGTTTGATACCAGTGGTGAGCCGGGTACAGATTTCTTCAGCTTTGCACAACCTAATGTGCTAAAAAACGCCAGAAATCAGGGTGATGCCAGCTTGACTGTGTCTTATACCGATACTTCAAAAGTCAAAGCCAGTGATTATAGCGTAGAGTTTGATGGAACTGACTGGCAGGTAACGCGCCTGTCGGATAACACCAAAGTGCCCGCTAACCCAGTGAAAGACGGCAGCGGTAACACGACGGGGTTGAGCTTTGATGGTGTCGCCGTCAGTGTTGATAACGGCACTACCGGTGCGCAAGCCAGAGATAAGTTTATCGTCAAAACGGTCTCTAGCGTGGCTGCTAATTTACAGGTCGAGATTACCGACTCAAGTAAAATTGCGGCTGCCGGTACCGCTGATGGTGGCGCGAGTGACAACGTTAATGCACAGGCATTGTTAAGTCTGCAAACCAAAAAACTGGTTGATGGCAAAGCCACGCTGTCTGGTGCTTATGCCGGTTTGGTCAGTAATGTGGGTAACCAAACCAGCACCGCGAAAACCAACAGCACAGCACAAGCCAATATCGTCAAACAATTGACCGCCGAGCAGCAGTCTATTTCCGGTGTGAACCTGGATGAAGAGTACGGCGATTTACAGCGTTTCCAGCAATATTATTTGGCGAATGCCCAGGTCATTCAGACGGCTTCGACGCTGTTTAATGCGTTGCTGAGCCTGCGCGGTTAA
- the flgJ gene encoding flagellar assembly peptidoglycan hydrolase FlgJ, whose amino-acid sequence MSDLMAMSGAAYDAQSLNTLKRDAARDPQGNLRQVAQQVEGMFVQMMLKSMRSALPQDGVMNSDQTRLYTSMYDQQVAQQMSAKGLGLADMMVEQLSGSTSPSETAGTVPMMLDNEVLQTLPAQALAQMVRRAMPTPPTNNSAPLPQGTGNFVARMSIPAQIASQQSGIPHQLIVAQAALESGWGQREIPTADGKTSYNVFGIKAGSNWDGPVSEITTTEYEQGVAKKTKARFRVYGSYVEAVTDYVKLLTQNPRYANVAAARSPEQGAHALQQAGYATDPQYAQKLVSVIQQMKNTGEQAVKAYSSDLSQLF is encoded by the coding sequence ATGAGTGATCTGATGGCAATGTCTGGGGCGGCCTATGACGCCCAATCACTGAATACCTTAAAGCGTGATGCGGCCAGAGATCCACAAGGCAACTTGCGGCAGGTTGCCCAGCAGGTCGAGGGGATGTTTGTGCAGATGATGCTGAAAAGCATGCGTTCTGCCTTACCGCAAGATGGCGTGATGAACAGTGATCAGACCCGGCTTTATACCTCTATGTATGATCAACAAGTCGCTCAGCAAATGTCGGCCAAGGGGTTGGGGCTGGCCGATATGATGGTGGAGCAGCTTTCAGGTTCTACCTCGCCAAGTGAAACGGCAGGGACGGTGCCAATGATGCTGGATAATGAAGTCCTGCAAACATTACCGGCACAGGCATTGGCACAAATGGTGCGTCGCGCCATGCCAACACCGCCCACCAACAACTCCGCGCCATTGCCACAAGGTACCGGTAATTTCGTGGCGCGGATGTCTATTCCAGCACAAATTGCCAGTCAGCAAAGTGGTATTCCCCATCAGCTTATTGTGGCTCAGGCAGCATTGGAATCAGGTTGGGGTCAGCGCGAAATTCCGACGGCAGATGGCAAAACCAGTTACAACGTGTTTGGCATCAAAGCGGGCAGTAACTGGGATGGCCCAGTCAGTGAGATTACTACTACCGAATATGAGCAAGGTGTGGCGAAGAAAACCAAAGCTCGCTTCCGGGTATATGGCTCCTATGTCGAGGCTGTCACTGATTATGTCAAATTACTGACGCAAAACCCGCGCTATGCCAACGTTGCCGCAGCACGCAGCCCTGAGCAGGGGGCACATGCGCTGCAACAAGCTGGTTACGCCACCGATCCGCAGTATGCGCAAAAATTAGTCAGTGTGATCCAGCAAATGAAAAATACTGGCGAACAAGCAGTGAAAGCTTATAGCAGTGACCTAAGCCAGTTGTTCTAA
- a CDS encoding flagellar basal body P-ring protein FlgI — MRKQSLVTLFVIQLIALLTLVSLPATAERIRDLVTVQGVRDNALIGYGLVVGLDGSGDQTMQTPFTTQSLSNMLSQLGITVPPGTNMQLKNVAAVMVTAKLPAFSRAGQTIDIVVSSMGNAKSIRGGTLLMTPLKGVDNQVYALAQGNVLVGGAGASSGGSSVQVNQLTGGRISNGATIERELPTTFGTDGVINLQLNTEDFTMAQQVSDAINRQRGFGSATAIDARTIQVLVPRGNSSQVRFLADIQNIPVNVDAGDAKVIINSRTGSVVMNRNVMLDSCAVAQGNLSVVIDKQNTVSQPDTPLGGGQTVVTPNTQISVQQQGGVLQRVNASPNLNNVVRALNSLGATPIDLMSILQAMQSAGCLRAKLEII; from the coding sequence ATGCGTAAACAGTCACTTGTCACTCTATTTGTTATACAGCTTATTGCGCTGCTCACGCTGGTGTCCTTACCTGCAACGGCAGAGCGTATCCGCGATTTGGTGACCGTTCAGGGAGTGCGTGATAACGCATTAATCGGTTATGGCCTGGTGGTCGGCCTGGATGGTTCTGGTGACCAGACTATGCAAACGCCGTTTACCACGCAAAGTCTGAGTAACATGTTGTCACAGTTGGGCATTACCGTACCGCCAGGTACCAATATGCAGCTCAAAAACGTGGCTGCGGTGATGGTCACGGCCAAGTTGCCGGCATTCTCCCGTGCCGGGCAAACCATTGATATTGTGGTTTCTTCAATGGGTAATGCCAAAAGTATTCGTGGTGGTACCCTACTGATGACCCCATTGAAAGGGGTGGATAACCAAGTTTATGCTCTGGCGCAAGGTAACGTGCTGGTGGGCGGTGCAGGTGCGTCATCGGGGGGCAGTAGTGTACAGGTTAACCAACTGACCGGCGGGCGTATCAGCAATGGGGCCACTATCGAACGTGAGTTGCCCACTACCTTTGGCACTGATGGTGTGATTAATCTTCAATTGAATACCGAAGATTTCACCATGGCACAGCAGGTCAGTGATGCCATTAACCGCCAGCGCGGTTTTGGTTCTGCGACAGCGATTGATGCTCGCACCATTCAGGTTTTGGTTCCGCGTGGCAACAGCTCGCAGGTGCGTTTCCTGGCAGATATTCAGAATATCCCGGTGAATGTCGATGCGGGTGATGCCAAGGTGATTATCAACTCTCGTACCGGCTCGGTAGTGATGAACCGCAATGTGATGCTGGATTCTTGTGCCGTAGCGCAAGGGAACCTATCGGTGGTGATTGATAAACAAAATACCGTCAGCCAGCCAGATACCCCGTTGGGCGGCGGGCAGACCGTAGTCACCCCGAATACTCAGATCTCCGTTCAGCAGCAAGGTGGGGTATTGCAACGCGTCAATGCCAGCCCAAATCTGAATAATGTGGTTCGTGCTCTGAACTCGCTAGGGGCAACTCCAATCGATTTGATGTCTATTTTGCAGGCAATGCAAAGCGCTGGCTGCTTGCGGGCTAAATTGGAAATTATCTGA
- the flgH gene encoding flagellar basal body L-ring protein FlgH — translation MDKKPLRTSGGLKWVCMPLTAMLLNGCAYIPHKSLVDGTTSAQPAPASAPLPNGSIFQAAQPMNYGYQPLFEDRRPRNVGDTLTITLQENVSASKSSSANASRNGASKFGVATSPRYLEGLLGNARADMDISGDNTFGGKGGANANNTFSGTITVTVDRVLANGNLHVVGEKQIAINQGTEFIRFSGVVNPRTISGSNTVTSTQVADARIEYVGNGYINEAQTMGWLQRFFLNISPY, via the coding sequence ATGGACAAAAAGCCGCTGCGCACATCAGGTGGATTGAAATGGGTTTGTATGCCGTTGACGGCGATGCTACTCAATGGCTGCGCGTATATTCCGCATAAATCACTGGTAGATGGCACCACCTCGGCACAGCCGGCACCGGCCAGTGCGCCGTTGCCAAATGGCTCTATTTTCCAGGCGGCTCAGCCGATGAACTATGGTTATCAGCCTTTGTTCGAAGACCGTCGCCCGCGTAATGTCGGTGACACACTCACGATTACTTTGCAGGAAAATGTCAGCGCCAGCAAAAGCTCCTCTGCCAATGCCAGCCGCAATGGTGCAAGCAAATTTGGTGTGGCAACTTCGCCGCGTTATCTGGAAGGATTATTGGGTAATGCGCGGGCTGATATGGATATCTCGGGTGATAATACCTTTGGCGGTAAGGGGGGGGCGAATGCCAACAACACCTTCAGTGGCACGATCACCGTTACCGTCGATCGCGTGCTGGCTAACGGCAACCTGCATGTGGTCGGTGAAAAACAGATTGCAATCAACCAGGGGACCGAATTTATCCGCTTCTCTGGGGTAGTGAACCCACGCACCATCAGCGGCAGCAACACCGTGACCTCAACGCAGGTTGCAGATGCGCGCATCGAGTATGTGGGTAATGGTTATATCAATGAAGCGCAGACCATGGGCTGGTTGCAGCGGTTCTTCCTTAATATCTCACCGTACTAA